The following proteins come from a genomic window of Salvia hispanica cultivar TCC Black 2014 chromosome 4, UniMelb_Shisp_WGS_1.0, whole genome shotgun sequence:
- the LOC125218355 gene encoding probable methyltransferase-like protein 25 isoform X1, whose protein sequence is MKNSTRLAADGGMAGGGGGDGDRRYSCRTTSETLEWIHGIIDFLKRYRFFLDAHVVNFYKDRLWEAVDGEWMDCLRREPVEKLMQIPSGMVQEHWPASLKEYVHTVRSLSLPRNQADLQKAFPGVRVAELNNVISQGMNRKKKHEIEALAAVIDSIARRVGADTVVDVGSGQGYLSQVLSFEHGLSVIAIDASSHHGSITDARAKRIEKYYAAKLCKSRLQNKGFSKPRTVTCQVLSPAMLKDVSSSLVQVDDLDKPSIIRTQAEKNSLEETNGSKSPSSLKGNANSSLVLAGLHACGDLSVTMLRTFMECDEVKAVISIGCCYNLLSEDDTAEADNLYGFPMSKGTKSAGFRLGRNARDLACQSPDRWRTLGEAAGLHNFELHAFRASFQMVLFRYYPETIFRNPSIGRQGKAIRRQHNRRILVLDADSIDSAESFSQKNCSTWARNRLINEPYSYPESSNEESHDVDRYSMFVKFCKSGLDRLELNDSQDIEYSRVWKETEEFSELVGPYWTLRAALGPILETLLLLDRLLYLQEQSNVLSEAVMVPLFDPILSPRNVALIARKI, encoded by the exons atgaagaactCAACAAGATTAGCTGCGGACGGCGGCATGgctggcggcggcggcggagacgGCGATCGTAGATACTCGTGCAGGACGACAAGCGAAACTCTGGAGTGGATCCACGGCATAATAGATTTCCTCAAACGTTACCGATTTTTCCTAGATGCTCACGTCGTTAATTTCTACAAG GATAGGCTGTGGGAAGCAGTTGATGGAGAGTGGATGGATTGCCTGCGTAGAGAGCCTGTCGAGAAACTGATGCAAATTCCTTCTGGTATGGTCCAG GAACATTGGCCTGCTTCACTCAAGGAATATGTGCACACAGTGAGGTCTCTTAGTCTTCCTCGCAACCAGGCAGATCTACAGAAG GCTTTCCCAGGTGTGCGAGTAGCAGAACTCAATAACGTAATTTCGCAAGGCATGAATCGGAAGAAAAAACATGAA ATAGAAGCCCTTGCTGCTGTTATTGATTCAATTGCTAGGAGAGTTGGAGCCGACACTGTCGTCGATGTTGGTTCGGGGCAG GGTTACCTTTCTCAAGTTCTTTCCTTTGAGCATGGTCTTTCTGTAATAGCAATTGATGCCTCTTCCCACCATGGGAGCATCACAGATGCACGGGCTAAACGAATTGAGAAATATTATGCAGCTAAATTATGCAAATCTAG ATTACAAAATAAAGGTTTCAGCAAACCCAGAACAGTCACATGCCAAGTGCTGTCCCCTGCAATGTTGAAAGATGTCAGCAGCTCTTTAGTCCAGGTTGATGATTTGGATAAACCTTCGATTATCAGGACACAGGCTGAAAAAAATTCCCTAGAAGAAACTAATGGAAGTAAATCTCCCTCGTCCTTGAAAGGGAATGCCAACTCTTCATTGGTTCTGGCCGGACTTCATGCCTGTGGAGATCTTTCAGTGACTATGCTTAG GACATTCATGGAATGTGATGAAGTTAAAGCAGTGATAAGCATTGGTTGTTGTTATAACTTATTATCTGAAGATGACACCGCAGAGGCAGATAATCTATATGGTTTTCCAATGAGCAAAGGCACTAAATCTGCAGGTTTCAGGCTAGGAAGAAATGCCCGCGATCTCGCCTGTCAG AGTCCAGATAGATGGAGAACATTGGGAGAAGCGGCTGGCCTCCACAATTTTGAGCTTCATGCATTTCGTGCTTCCTTTCAGATG GTTCTGTTCCGGTACTATCCTGAAACAATATTTAGAAACCCTTCCATAGGCCGTCAAGGCAAGGCTATACGCCGCCAACACAACAGAAGGATCCTGGTTTTGGATGCAGATTCGATTGATAGTGCTGAATCTTTCTCTCAGAAAAATT GTTCCACCTGGGCTAGAAATCGTTTGATTAATGAACCTTATTCGTATCCAGAATCTTCAAATGAAGAGTCTCATGATGTTGATAGATACTCCATGTTTGTGAAGTTTTGTAAGTCTGGATTAGATCGGCTTGAGTTAAATGATTCACAGGATATTGAATATTCTCGTGTGTGGAAGGAAACAGAAGAATTTTCT GAACTTGTTGGGCCGTATTGGACACTACGGGCTGCTCTAGGACCTATTTTAGAAACTCTACTGCTGCTCGATAGGCTACTTTATCTCCAGGAGCAGAGCAATGTGCTCAGTGAGGCAGTTATGGTGCCTTTATTTGATCCTATATTATCTCCCAGGAATGTGGCGTTAATAGCTAGAAAGATCTGA
- the LOC125218355 gene encoding probable methyltransferase-like protein 25 isoform X2 yields the protein MKNSTRLAADGGMAGGGGGDGDRRYSCRTTSETLEWIHGIIDFLKRYRFFLDAHVVNFYKDRLWEAVDGEWMDCLRREPVEKLMQIPSGMVQEHWPASLKEYVHTVRSLSLPRNQADLQKIEALAAVIDSIARRVGADTVVDVGSGQGYLSQVLSFEHGLSVIAIDASSHHGSITDARAKRIEKYYAAKLCKSRLQNKGFSKPRTVTCQVLSPAMLKDVSSSLVQVDDLDKPSIIRTQAEKNSLEETNGSKSPSSLKGNANSSLVLAGLHACGDLSVTMLRTFMECDEVKAVISIGCCYNLLSEDDTAEADNLYGFPMSKGTKSAGFRLGRNARDLACQSPDRWRTLGEAAGLHNFELHAFRASFQMVLFRYYPETIFRNPSIGRQGKAIRRQHNRRILVLDADSIDSAESFSQKNCSTWARNRLINEPYSYPESSNEESHDVDRYSMFVKFCKSGLDRLELNDSQDIEYSRVWKETEEFSELVGPYWTLRAALGPILETLLLLDRLLYLQEQSNVLSEAVMVPLFDPILSPRNVALIARKI from the exons atgaagaactCAACAAGATTAGCTGCGGACGGCGGCATGgctggcggcggcggcggagacgGCGATCGTAGATACTCGTGCAGGACGACAAGCGAAACTCTGGAGTGGATCCACGGCATAATAGATTTCCTCAAACGTTACCGATTTTTCCTAGATGCTCACGTCGTTAATTTCTACAAG GATAGGCTGTGGGAAGCAGTTGATGGAGAGTGGATGGATTGCCTGCGTAGAGAGCCTGTCGAGAAACTGATGCAAATTCCTTCTGGTATGGTCCAG GAACATTGGCCTGCTTCACTCAAGGAATATGTGCACACAGTGAGGTCTCTTAGTCTTCCTCGCAACCAGGCAGATCTACAGAAG ATAGAAGCCCTTGCTGCTGTTATTGATTCAATTGCTAGGAGAGTTGGAGCCGACACTGTCGTCGATGTTGGTTCGGGGCAG GGTTACCTTTCTCAAGTTCTTTCCTTTGAGCATGGTCTTTCTGTAATAGCAATTGATGCCTCTTCCCACCATGGGAGCATCACAGATGCACGGGCTAAACGAATTGAGAAATATTATGCAGCTAAATTATGCAAATCTAG ATTACAAAATAAAGGTTTCAGCAAACCCAGAACAGTCACATGCCAAGTGCTGTCCCCTGCAATGTTGAAAGATGTCAGCAGCTCTTTAGTCCAGGTTGATGATTTGGATAAACCTTCGATTATCAGGACACAGGCTGAAAAAAATTCCCTAGAAGAAACTAATGGAAGTAAATCTCCCTCGTCCTTGAAAGGGAATGCCAACTCTTCATTGGTTCTGGCCGGACTTCATGCCTGTGGAGATCTTTCAGTGACTATGCTTAG GACATTCATGGAATGTGATGAAGTTAAAGCAGTGATAAGCATTGGTTGTTGTTATAACTTATTATCTGAAGATGACACCGCAGAGGCAGATAATCTATATGGTTTTCCAATGAGCAAAGGCACTAAATCTGCAGGTTTCAGGCTAGGAAGAAATGCCCGCGATCTCGCCTGTCAG AGTCCAGATAGATGGAGAACATTGGGAGAAGCGGCTGGCCTCCACAATTTTGAGCTTCATGCATTTCGTGCTTCCTTTCAGATG GTTCTGTTCCGGTACTATCCTGAAACAATATTTAGAAACCCTTCCATAGGCCGTCAAGGCAAGGCTATACGCCGCCAACACAACAGAAGGATCCTGGTTTTGGATGCAGATTCGATTGATAGTGCTGAATCTTTCTCTCAGAAAAATT GTTCCACCTGGGCTAGAAATCGTTTGATTAATGAACCTTATTCGTATCCAGAATCTTCAAATGAAGAGTCTCATGATGTTGATAGATACTCCATGTTTGTGAAGTTTTGTAAGTCTGGATTAGATCGGCTTGAGTTAAATGATTCACAGGATATTGAATATTCTCGTGTGTGGAAGGAAACAGAAGAATTTTCT GAACTTGTTGGGCCGTATTGGACACTACGGGCTGCTCTAGGACCTATTTTAGAAACTCTACTGCTGCTCGATAGGCTACTTTATCTCCAGGAGCAGAGCAATGTGCTCAGTGAGGCAGTTATGGTGCCTTTATTTGATCCTATATTATCTCCCAGGAATGTGGCGTTAATAGCTAGAAAGATCTGA